The window GGCAATTTTGCCAGTCAGATCAAACAGGTCTTTCTTACTCATTCGTTCACCTCAATATGCTATCGGAACGTCACCAGGGCGGGATCTTCCGCTTCCAGATGGCTGTAATTATTGAAAACAGACAGGCTACGACGGCCAGCGGAATATAAAACCCGCGTGACGCTGGTATTGGCGATAACATCATTCAGCCCCAGCGCACGCTCATCTTCCAGACCCAGAAGATACTGACACACAACCGCGATAGGCCCCCCAGACGTCGAAACCAGTACATCACCACCATCTGCGTACTCGATCATTTCATCAAATGCAGCAAGCACCCGGGTTTTGAAATCTGTCCATGTCTCTTCGTATTCTGCGTCGTACTTCCCTGAGGCCCATCGACGCACCGCGTTGACGAACTCTTGCTGAAACGCCGCCGCAGGTTTCGGAAATGCGGCAAGATCCCTTGCCATAATCTGCCGGTCACTCCACTCAGGCCGGTAACGGTTAACGACAGAAACATGATCGAACTCGTTGAAACCGGGAGCTACCTGCATATCCGGTAACTGCGCACCGTAGCCCGTTGTAATGGCTTCAACGGTTTCCCTGTGGCGCTGCAGGTCGCCGCCAAAAACTGCCGCCGGCGTGATTTTATCAACCATCCAGCGACCAAGAACTTTACCTTGTTCCCACCCCTTCGGAGACAACTGGTCATAGTTCTCTTTTCCGAAACTCGCCTGACCATGCCGTACAAGGTACACAGTAGCCATTACAGGGAGCTCTCCGAAATCAGGCGCTGGCAGCGTTTTTCAAGATAGTTGGCAGCATGACCAAAGGCAGCAAAACGCTTGTCGCTGGTCTGGCCATGATAGAAGCGGTAATAGATCTGCTGGACAATTACTGCCAGACGGAACAGCCCGTAAACCTCATAAAAATCGAAGTTACCTGCTCTGAAACCGGACTTTTCCATGTAGTAGGCCACCACTTCCTTGCGCGTCAGCATGCCGGGGCGGTGGGTTGGCTGACGGCGCAGCATCTGGAACGGACCTTCGTCATCTGCCTCGATCCAGTAAGCAAGCGTGTTGCCCAGATCCATAAGGGGATCACCTATGGTCGCCATTTCCCAGTCCAGCACCCCAATCACCTCAAAGGGGTTGTCCGGGTTCAGCACAACATTGTCAAAGCGGAAATCGTTGTGGATAACAACCTGTGCAATGTCCTCTGGCATTTTGTTGTTCAGCCAGGACATAACAGCCTCAAAATCGCCGACATCGCTTGTATGAGACTTACGGAGACGGTCGCTCCAGCCGCCAATCTGGCGCTGGACATACCCCGGCCCCTTACCCAGATGATCCAGCCCGGCTGCCCTGGCATCGACACGATGTAACTCCACGAGTTTATCGATCACATTCAGGCAAAGTTTACGTGTGTCAGCTTCATTCAGGTCCAGATCTTCGGGGAAATCCTGACGCAGGATGATGCCCTTCAGTCGCTCCATCACATAAAAATCGCACCCCAACACACTGTGATTATCACAAATCGCAATGATCCCTGGCACATATGGATAGACGGGCTTCAACGCCTGCATCACCTTTGCTTCGCGCAGCATGTCGTGCGCAGACTTTGCGATTTTGCCAAAAGGTGGACGGCGCAAAACAAACGAACGGTCTCCGTAGTCCACCTGATAGGTCAGGTTGGATGCCCCCCCCGGATACTGGCGGATCTCTGGCTCACCAGTTAAGGCCGGGATTGCGCCTTTCATAAACCGGTCAACTGCCGGAAGATCCAGTTCCTCACCTTCGCGGATGTCTTCTGCCTGATCAATCTGGGTCATTCATGGCTCTCCTTTTATTCAAGCGTTCCGGTCAGGCCTTTGCCTTACCACCCATCTTCTTCATCCAGCGCTTGCTCTCCTCGTACATCAAACGATCAAACGCCCAAGGGGCAACACGCTTGAGCATCCACAGGCGACGCTCCCTGGCATGAGGCAACACCCAGAAATTCCTGTTCTTTACCGAGCGCACAATATCTTCGGCAACGTGATCTGCCGAAATACTGGAGCGCTTCATCAACTTACCCACGTTCTGCTGAATACCCGGTATATCCGAACGCATGCTGCTGGCCAGGTTGGTCTGGAAAAATGCCGGACACACACAGCTCACATGAATGCCATCATCCCGCAATTCCTGGCTCAACGTCTCCGACAAGGCGATAACGCCTGCCTTGGATACATTGTAGCTGTCCATAAGCGGCGCCAGCATAAGGCCCGCCATGGAAGCAATATTCACAAACGCCCCCGAACCCTGTTTCTTGAACTGCGGTGTAAACGCTTTACAGCCCCTCACCACTCCCAGAACGTTGATATCAATAATCCACTCCCAGTCCGCCATAGTGGTGTCTTCGATCGAGCCGGCAGACGCAACACCGGCGTTGTTCACCACAACGTCAACACCACCCCACTTCCGGGTGAGGTCTGCACAGACCTTCTCCAGATCGGTCAGACGCCGGACATCACATTCCACAAAGTAGCCCTCGCCACCGGCATTATTGATTTCCTGCTCGACACCAACGCCCTGATCGGGATTAATGTCACCGATACAGACCCTGGCACCTTCTCTGGCATAACGCAGCGCAATGGCACGACCAAGGCCGCTTGCGCCGCCTGTTATGAATACTCGTTGTGTCATAGTGTTTTCCGTTTTATTGGTTTTTATATTTACGCAACTCAAGGCGAGCAACAGTCGCCCTGTGTACTTCATCCGGTCCATCCGCCAGCCGCAATACCCGTGCATAGGCAAACAACTGGGTCAGTGGGAAGTCGTCATCGCTCACACCAGCACCGCCGTGAATCTGGATTGCCTGATCAACAATGGTTTGCAGCATCGAAGGGACAACCGCCTTGATCATGGCAACCTCCTGAATTGCACCTGCAATACCCTTGGTGTCCAGCGCCCAGGCACATTTGAGTGTCAACAAGCGAGCCTGCTCAATAGACATACGGGCATTGGCAATAATATCCGGGTTACCACCAAGCTTGGCCAGTGGGCGACCAAACGCCTCGCGACTTGTGGCCCGCTTGATCAGCAACTCAAGCGTACGCTCAGCTGCTCCGATAGCACGCATACAGTGGTGCACACGGCCAGGCCCAAGGCGCCCCTGAGCAATCTCGAAGCCGCGTCCCGGGCCGGCAATAAATGCACTCTTCGGCAAACGAACATTGTCAAACAGCACTTCACCATGGCCGTATGGTTCGTCATACTCGCCGAACACCGGCAGCATGCGCTCGATTTTCACCCCCGGTGTATCCAGAGGTACCAGAACCATCGAGTGGCGGCGGTGTTTATGGGCATCAGGGTCAGAAAGGCCCATGAAAATCGCAACCTTGCAGTCAGGGTGACCAATACCGGTGCTCCACCATTTGCGGCCATTCAGCACCACTTCGTCACCGTCAACTACTGCAGTCGCTTCCATGGTGGTTGCGTCAGATGATGCTACCGCCGGCTCAGTCATGCAGAATGCTGACCGGATTTCTCCACTAAGAAGGCGGGGGAGCCACTCAGTCTTCTGCTCCTCGGAGCCATAGTGAATCAGTACTTCCATGTTGCCTGTGTCCGGCGCATTACAGTTAAAAATCTCAGGCGCAATAAAGCTGCGACCGGTCTCTTCTGCAATCAGCGCGTAATCGGAGTTAAGCAGACCACAACCATACCTCTCATCCGGAAAGAACATATTCCAGAGCCCCTGGGCCTTGGCCTTGTCCTTCAGCTCTTTGATAACCGGAAGCACAACCCAGCGGTTTTCAAGGGACGCCAATTCCTTATGGTATTGAGCTTCAACCGGGAATATCTCTTCCGCCATAAACGCTTTTACACGCTTGAGATAATCCTGACCTTTCTCGGAGATACTGAAATCCATTGTCTGATCCTCATAGAAATTACACATACTGGTGCCATGAACATAAGCACATTGATGCCAGTCTATGACTACGCCAACTATTACGCGACTGAATTATTTTAATCGTTTACTATTAATAATATTTATTAATAAAGGGTATTGCTACTATGGCCAGCACTCGCCTGGACCTCAATCTTTTGCATGTTTTTGACACTATCTACCGGGAAGGCAGCCTTACCCGTGCCGCAAAGGCACTACACCTGACGCAGCCGGCCGTCAGCCATTCACTGGCACGCCTGCGGGATCATTTCGACGATCCCCTGTTTACGCGGCAGGGTAATCAGATGATGCCAACACCCCTGGCCCGCCGCTTCCTTGAGTCTATGAAACCCGGACTTACCCAGATTCAGGGCGCGGTTAACCAGTTCCATGCTTTTGATCCGGCCAATCAGCGCAAAACCTATTCTCTGGGCCTAAGGGATGTTCTGGAATCAACCTTTCTGCCCCAGCTTATGCAGCGACTGGACCCCTATCCGGAACTGGAAATTGTCAGCAAGCGTATTCCTCGACGGGATATGGAAACACAGCTTGCGGCCGGCAAACTGGACTTCGCTGTTGACGTACTGCTACCGGTCAGCAGCCAGACATCTCACGAATTGCTAAGGCAGGACAGGCTTGTGGTTCTGGCACGGGAAGGTCATCCCCTGGCATCACAGGCTCTGGACATGGACAGGTACCTTTCAGCACGTCACATACTGGTTTCATCACGCACGGAAGGCCCGGGAATCGAAGATTTTGAACTATCACGGCTAGGGGTTCAGCGCAGTATCCGCCTGCGCTGCCAGCACTACTACGCAGCCTGCCGGGTCGTGGAAGCGACCGATCTTCTGCTGACTATGCCGGAAACCTACGCCAGAATCATTTCGGAGCGCGCCAGTATTACAATAATGAAGCCTCCAGCAGATCTGCCGTCACTCGATGTGCATTTATACTGGCATAAAGCTTACAGTCAGGAGCCGGCTTTAATCTGGTTCAGGGAACAGCTCAACGCGATTCAGTAAGCACCTACAAGGGCAAGGAAGCCAAAAAGCCCCATAGCCGTAATCCCAAGTGAAGCGACCACAATACCAAAGCCCCACCAGACAGCCGCACCATCAGAAATATCAACACCGTGACCTCGCAGCGTACGGTAAAACGCCCAGGGGCCAAGCACAAACGAACCGACTACAGCAAAAACCAGCCCGACACTGATACCCGCAAATGTCCAGGTTGCAAGCACCGTGGCACGGTCTGATACGCCTTCTCTGACTCCATGATGCTCGAGAAACTTTTTACAGAAAAACCAGACCAGTGCATACAGGATTGCAACAAAAACAAGGGCGCCAATGATGGTAATAAGTCGATAGAGCAACGGGACCGTCCTGTAAGTTCGTTAAACCAATTTTCGGCGTTAGTACGCCAGCTACTGCGGACACTATAAACGCTGGGCCCCATAAGGGTAAAACGGCTTTATTTACCAGCTCGGTGGCGTCTCGTGTCCAGAGGGCTAAACTGGGCTTGTTATCTATACGCGTCAATTTGAAAAAGGAGTCGCCAACATGGCCCAAACTACCCGCATTGCTGTAACGCCGGGAGACGGTATTGGCCCTGAAGTCGTAGGGGAAGCAATACGCTGTCTGGAAATCCTGCGTACCAGGCATAATCTGGCGCTTGAATGGACCCGTTTCCCCTGGCCCTCCCACGCCTGGCATCAGGAGCATGGCGAATCCATGCCTGAAGATGCACTGACGCAGCTCAAAGCCTACGACGCCATACTGCTTGGCGCGCTCGGTGATCCGGGCCCGCTGGACGATCCGAACCGTTATCTTTTAACTGACAGCGTTTCGCTGGCACCCTTGCTGGACATGCGTAAAGGCTTTGATCAGTGGGTGTGCGAACGCCCTGCCCGACTGCTGCCCGGTGCCCGCCAGTATCTTGCCGATGAGCGGGCCAAAGACATAGATATGCTCGTTATCCGGGAGAATTCCGAAGGTGAGTATGTCAGCCAGGGCGGACGGCTCCGTAAAGGAACCGAGGATGAAATCGCGACCCAGATGGAGGTATTTACCCGCAAAGCCACCAATCGCATTATTCGCTATGGCTTCGAACAGGCCCGTGCCAGGGCAGCGGAGCGCGTTCAGGAAAGCCGCACCAGGACCTTCTATACCCTTGACGGTTCTCGTGATGGGCGCCCCTGTGAAAGTCAGGTATGCCTGATCACCAAGCGTAACGCGCTGCGTTACTGGGGTGATATGTACACCGAAGCATTCGAGGAAATCAGTAAAGAGTACCCTGATGTCGCCACGCACCATGAACTGGTCGATGCAGCCTGTATGAAGTTCGTACAAAGCCCGTGGGCATTCGACGTGGTTGTCGCCAGCAACCTTCAGGGAGACATTCTGACGGATCTTGCCGCAGTGCTCTCTGGCGGCATGGGCGTTGCGCCTTCCTGCAATCTCAACCCTACGGATCCGGATATGCCGTCCATGTTTGAGCCTACACACGGCAGCGCTCCCGACATTGCCGGCCAGGGCCTGGCTGACCCCACAGCCATGCTGTTTACGGCCGCCCGCATGCTTGAGTGGCTTGGGAGAAAAGACGCGGCTATGGCAGAGGCAGGTAAAGAACTGTTCAGCGCTGTGGCAGCGGATCTGAAGGAAAACTCCGGCGCACAGCGAAGGACACAGGAGGTCGGCGAAGCGATCTGTCAAAGACTGTCAGCAGCCTGACAGGATGCATCATAAGCAGGGCCAGGAAATACTTCCCTGCCCTGCTTTTCCAAAAAGCGGCTACTTACTCAGCCATCACGAATTCGAGACGACCGGGTGCCACCCGGATATCCATAGGCACCATTCCGAACATCCGCTGGGCGAGTTTGGTGTCATCCAGACGATAAACCGGCATGGTTTCCAGCATCTGGGCAACAACTCTCATCACACTGTCTGTGACCGGCGCAAGATCGCCCTTGAAAAAGCCTGAATCGACACTGCTTTCAAGGAGCTTTATTCTGCGAATGTAAATAGCTTTTTCCTGACTGTCATAGACCGGCGCACCTTCAACTTTCAAAGCGATATCAACCGGCAGCTTGGCCAGAAACGCATTCAGTGCGACCTGTCCTCTGACATCAATCACAGCCACGTCACGGCCATCCGGACCCAAAGTAATATCCGCATCATCAAGGCTTAAGCTTAGCGGCGACCCGCTTTTCAGCTGCATGCGATCGTAATCACGAACGACGTCCTGCAGGTGACTTTCCAGTTCTCCTTCCGAGATTGAATAGGGGGACAGGCTGGCACAGCCACTGGACAAGGCAAGCACGAGTATAATCATGCCCCAAAGGCCACTCAGGCGCAGTTCATTCATCATTTGTTCTCCATGTATTGAGCGCTTACCCAAGGGCAGGCACCTCAGGCCACTTACTCATTCTCGGCCCGCGCCTCTACGTGAGGAGTGAGGTTATCATCAAAAACAACCCGCAACAGAATGGGCTGACAGCATACCTGGCAGTCTTCCACGTATTCCTGCTCCACTACTGACGGATCAACGCTGACATCCAGCGTCTCCCAGCAATAGGGACACTGGATAAGTACAGAATCCAGGGCCGACATAACTCCCCCCTCAGAACTGTTGTTTAGCCATCCATGGAATGATGCGATCAAACGCTGCATCAAGCTTCTCACAGCTGGTCGAGAAACTGATACGAACTGCGTTTGTAGAGCCTTCGCCAAAGGCATCCCCGGGCACCATGCACACTCCGGTTTCCTTGAGCATGCGCAGCGCCAGATCAGAACCATCAACATGGGGAGGCAAGGCCGGGAACGCGAAAAATGCGCCGCCAGGCTTATACCCGGTCATGTATGGGGTCTGCTCTATCAACTCCACGACTTTGTCCCGGCGTTCCCGGTAAATATCCAGCATGTCAGCGACACACTGCTGATCGCCCGTCAGAGCCGCAACACCGGCAAACTGGGACGGTGTATTCGCAACCGATGTGGTGAACATGTGATAGCGTCTCAGGGATTTGATTGCCGCCTGGCTGGAAATCACCCAACCGACGCGTAACCCCGCCATACTGTATGTCTTCGAAAAACTGCTGATGCACATGATGTTGTCCAGGTCCATGGAGCAGTTCAGGACACTGGCAAAATCCTCGTCATCAAAAATGAGGTGATCATAAACCTCGTCGGCATAAACCTGTATGCCCCGGTAAGCGCACTCTTCCAGAATGGTTTCCACCGTGCTGCGGGGATATACAGCTCCGGTCGGGTTATTCGGGTTGTTGAGTATCAGGGCAAAAGTGCGCGGCCCCATCGCCTTGATGACCTCATCCGGATCAAGCTGATGATTATTTTCCGCATGAGTCGATACAAACTTGACCTCCCCGCCATTCATACGGATCAGAGGCGCATACAACAGGAAAGAAGGATCGGTCACGATAAACTGACGCCCTGGCGCTGCAGTCGCAGAAATAGCCAGGTACATTGCTTCAGTGGCACCGCTGGTAACCAGAATATTGTCTCTGGTAAGTTTGCGGTTATAGCGCTTGCCATAGTAGTCCCTCAGGGCTACCAGTAACTCGGGCAGACCGGCGTCCATAGTGTAGCCGGTCTGCCCCGCATTCAAGGCATCAATATACGCATCAATAATATGTCTGGGGGTCGGCAGATCCGGCTGGCCGATGGATAGGTGAATAACATCCTTCATAGTGGCTGCCATATTCACCATACGCCGGATACCCGGCACCGGAACCGCCTGCATGGCTGGATTCCAACTGGCCTTGGTTTTCCGGTACTTCACTTTACGTGGTGCATCCTGGCCGGTATCTCTGTTGGCGGCGCCTACCATAACAACCTCCTGAAACGGGAACGATGGCGAAAATCAACTACCTTGCAGGTTAGCCAGTAAGGTCTGGGCATACAAGGCAAAAACATACAAACATTGTGCAGGCATAATTTACCTGCCTGAAAACCCTTTTACCGGAAACACCGGGTTGACCCGATCGCATCCGCCTACCAGACTGTGTCGAGAGACTGAGAGTGTGAAAGGAAACCTCAGAGAAAACTCAACCCGAAATCAGCCATCTGACCAGGCGGAGGTTCAATGACTCAGCGCAACAAGCTCGTGGTAACCGTTCTTACTGCGCCCGGAGAGCAGGAGCCGCCAGGCATGGACTCTCTCAGGGCCCGCGCAGAGGTACGCTTCGCCAGTGACGAAGCCACTCTGCGGAGCACTCTTCCGGGTACCCATGTGATGATGGTGACAGATTTTCGCACCGAGGCACTGGAAGCTGCCTGGGCCTGTGCAGACGAGCTGAGATGGATACATGCTACCAGTGCAGGGGTGGACGCATTGATGTTCCCCGCTCTCACGAAAGGCAGTGTTGTGGTCACCAATGCCAGAGGTATATTTGACAGAACCATCGCCGAATACGTGCTTTGTACCATTCTGATGTTCGCCAAGGACTTCCCCGGATCTATTCGTTTGCAGATGAAACATCAATGGAAGCACAGGGACACTGAAAGAGCCTCAGGGAAGCGGGTTCTGGTGGTCGGCGCAGGATCCATCGGTCGCCAGATTGGCCGCCTTGTTGCTGCGGCGGGACTGAAACCCCACGGCATTGCCAGAACGGCCCGCACGGACGACCCGGACTTTGTTGCAGTGCATGGCAATAACGACCTTTACGAACAGCTGGGCCAGGCCGATTACGTAGTTATAGCCGCGCCGCTGACGCCCCAGACGGAAGGGTTATTTGACAAAAATGCCTTCAAGGCCATGAAGAACACCGCACGCCTGATTAATATCGGCCGTGGCCCCATTGTAAAAACCGGCGATCTGATCGCTGCACTCAAGGCTGGGGAGATCGCCGGTGCAGGGCTCGACGTGTTTGAAGAAGAACCGCTGCCCGAAAATCATCCGCTGTGGGATATGGAGAACGTAATCATGACGGCCCACATGGCTGGTGATTTCATTGGCTGGAAGCGCGCCCTTACCGACCAGTTTCTTGAAAATTTTGACCGCTGGAGCAATGGTGAAGAGCTGTTCAATCTGGTGGACAAAGAACTGGGTTACGCCGGAAGCAAATGACCGATTTCTGATTAAAGTCCTTACAAAAAACGGAAGCCCATAGGCTCCCGTTTTTTGTACAAACCAAAGATCTGAACTTCAGCTTCCAGACAACGACTGATCCGAAGGATCAATCTCCATCTGCTGTATCGCAATCACTGCCTGGGTACGGTTCCGCACCCCAAGCTTACGGAAAACAGCCGTAATATGTGCTTTGATAGTAGCCTCAGAAACATCCAGATCGTAAGCAATCTGCTTGTTCAACAGCCCTTCTGCCAGCATCCCCAGTACCCGGAACTGTTGCGGGGTCAGTGATGCGAGCTTTTCGGAAAAATCGGTGGTATCTGAGTGCATGCGCTCAAGCTTGTCTGCCACACCTTCCGGCAGCCATACATCACCCTCCAGTACAGCACGAATTCCCTCCGTAATGGTGGGCAGAGGCGCCGACTTGGGAATAAAGCCAGACGCCCCGTAATCAATCGAGCGACGCATTACCTGCAATTCTTCAGAGCCTGACACAACCACCACCGGCAATCCGGGATACTGTCCACGCATGAACACCAGCCCCGAAAAGCCATGGGCGCCCGGCATATTGAGATCAAGCAGAACCAGATCTGCATCCGGGTGCGAATCTACCGACGCCTGAAGCGCCTTGATGCTGTCAACTTCTACGGTTTCCGCATCAGGCACTGCTTGATTGACCGCCTGTTTCAGGGCTGCCCGAAACAGTGGGTGATCATCAGCGACGATAATTGTTTGTGTCATTCAACCATTTCCTCACAGGTTTATGGCCTGCCCTCAGACCTTATTTGAACTCGCGACTGCCAATGAGCTCATCAACCACGCCAGGATCTGCCAGAGTAGAAGTGTCTCCCAGTTGGTCATGCTCGTTAGCTGCAATCTTACGCAAAATCCGGCGCATAATCTTGCCTGATCGTGTTTTAGGCAAACCGGGTGCCCACTGAATCACATCCGGAGACGCAATTGGACCGATTTCCTTGCGAACCCACTGCACCAGTTCTTTCTTGAGCTCGTCTGAAGGTTGTTCACCCTGCATCAACGTCACATAGACATAAATGCCCTGTCCTTTGATGTCATGAGGGAAACCAACAACCGCCGCCTCGGCAACCTTATCGTGAGCTACCAGAGCGCTTTCAACCTCTGCAGTACCCAGGCGGTGCCCTGAAACGTTTAGTACGTCATCAACGCGGCCGGTAATCCAGTAATACCCATCTTCATCGCGACGGGCACCATCACCGGTAAAGTACATACCTTTATAGGCACTGAAATAAGTCTGGGCAAAACGCTCATGATCGCCATATATCGTCCGCATCTGACCAGGCCAGCTGTCCAGAATCACGAGATTGCCGTCGGCTTTACCTTCCAGCACATTACCTTCGCTATCCACCAGCGCCGGCTGTACGCCAAAGAACGGAACGGTCGCAGAACCCGGTTTAAGATCTATCGCGCCAGGTAACGGTGCAATCAGAATACCGCCGGTTTCAGTTTGCCACCAGGTATCCACAATGGGACATTTGCTGTTGCCGATTACACGATGGTACCACTCCCATGCTTCCGGGTTGATCGGCTCACCTACTGAACCAAGCAACTTCAGGCTCTTACGGGATGTGCCGCTCATGCAGGCTTCGCCTTCAGCCATCAGTGCACGGATGGCAGTAGGCGCGGTATAAAGAGTGTTAACCTGATGCTTATCGACAATCTGCCCCATGCGGGAGCTGTCAGGATAGTTTGGCACACCCTCAAACAGTACGGAGATCGCTCCGTTACACAGCGGCCCGTAAAGAAT is drawn from Marinobacter sp. ANT_B65 and contains these coding sequences:
- the acs gene encoding acetate--CoA ligase; its protein translation is MTDKHLYPVSQDVAERAFVNREQYDEMYRQSIEEPDAFWGEHGKRLEWIKPYSKVKNTTFDYNNLSIKWFEDGQLNASANCLDRHLATRGDQTAIIFEGDDPSDSRHVTYRELHEETSKFANVLKGLGVKKGDVVTIYMPMIVETAVAMLACARIGAIHSVVFGGFSPEALGARVVNGKSRFVITADEGLRGGRKVPLKKNVDAALKNEDGAGVEKVIVVSRTGNKDVPWNEGRDERYEDLMATASADCPPEPMNAEDPLFMLYTSGSTGAPKGVLHTTGGYMVYASMTHQYVFDYHDGDVYWCTADFGWVTGHSYILYGPLCNGAISVLFEGVPNYPDSSRMGQIVDKHQVNTLYTAPTAIRALMAEGEACMSGTSRKSLKLLGSVGEPINPEAWEWYHRVIGNSKCPIVDTWWQTETGGILIAPLPGAIDLKPGSATVPFFGVQPALVDSEGNVLEGKADGNLVILDSWPGQMRTIYGDHERFAQTYFSAYKGMYFTGDGARRDEDGYYWITGRVDDVLNVSGHRLGTAEVESALVAHDKVAEAAVVGFPHDIKGQGIYVYVTLMQGEQPSDELKKELVQWVRKEIGPIASPDVIQWAPGLPKTRSGKIMRRILRKIAANEHDQLGDTSTLADPGVVDELIGSREFK